The DNA region ACGAAAACGCGATGCGGTCGCCCAACGACGACATGCTCGGCTCCAGGCTGTGCGAATTCCCCTGCGCGCCGCCCGAGCCGACCGAGACGCGCGACGTCACGCCGAACTTCCGATCGCGCACGAAGACGTCATAGGCGTCGTTCGTGTCTCCGCTGACGAGATTGGACGCGGCGGACCCGAATGCGACGTACCGCCCGTCCGACGACAGCGGCGCCGGACCGATCGCGGCGTCGTTGGCCGCGCCGCCCGCCGGGGCGCCGGACACGACTTCCGTCGTTCCCAGCTTCCGGTCGCGCACGTAGATGCGGCCGCCGTTCGACTCGTACGAAAGGAAGCGCCCGTCCGCGGACAACGCGGGCCGCAGGCTCACGCCCACCGCATGCGATTCCAGCGTGGTCACGCGGGTTTCGAGATCGCGCACGAACACGTTGATCCCGTCCGGCGGCTGTGACGCGACGAGGTCGGATGCGACGGAGACGAACGCGACGTACCGGCCGTTCGCCGAGATCCACGGCATCCAGCTCTGGCCGTCCCCGGCGCGCCCGAACGGCGCGACCGACACCAGCCGTGTCATGTTCGTCGCGGTGTCGCGTACGAACACGTCGGACGTTTCGTTCGAGTCACCGCTCGCGATGTCGTCGCCGTCGGAGCTGAACGCGACGAAGCGGCCGTCGGCCGAGATCGACACCTCGTCGGCCCAGCCGCGGGCTTGCGTTCCATCCCACGCGACCGACACGAGCGCCGTCGAGCCGGGGCTGACGCCCCCGGCGCGCGCGCCCGTCGTCGCGGCGCTCAGCGCGAGCACCGCGACCAGCGCTGCGTTCTTTACGGACACGTCAGCGTCGACCCGGTCGGCGTGCCGGACAGCACGACGTCTTTCGGTGTGGAAAGGATCGCCTTCTGGTCGAAGTAGTAGCACTTGAAGGCGGTCCCGCCGGCGCCGTTGAAGATCGCGCGCTTCTGCCCCTTCGCGAAATCAGTGGTGTTCACTCCGATGAAATACAACGGGCTCGACGGGTTCACCTGCACGAGACTGCCCGCACGATAACCGAGCACCCTCAAGGAACGCGGGCACGCTATGAGCGCGCGCATACACATAGGAACTCTCCGACGCATCGGCGTCCGCCGGGTCGCGTGAAACGAAGCGCCCGATCGACGCGTCGTAGTACCTCGCTCCCATCTGGTAGAGAACCCCGTCAGCGCCGAATCAACGAGGTCGGCGCGAAAGCGAAGATCCAGCCGGAGGTCGTCGTGACGAAGACACCGCTGCCTGTGGCGGCAATCCCGCCCGCCGGGTAGTCGTTGAAGAGATCGTCGAGGAAGCCCGTCGGGGGTAGCGGGGCTTTCCAAATCACGCGCGACTTCGAAAGAAACACCAGCTCCTTCTCGTCGTCGCTGTAGTAGCCGCGGACCGGGTCGTCGTCCGTCGGGTCGATCAAGAGAAAGTGGGTGAACGGGACCGCCTGCGACATCCGGCCCTTCTGCAACCCCGCCGTGGTCCAACGACGAAAGCGACCTTCAACGGGATCGTACGTGTAGAGCCTCCCCGGGGCGTAGGCATAGAGATTGCCTTCGTCGGAGGCGCCGGGGTTTACCGCGCGCCGCGCGAGGACCCGACCCGTCTTCGGATCGAACACGAGCAGAACCAACTCCCCGGTGTCCTGGTTCTCCCCAACTACTAGACCCTCTCCAGCAAACGCGAAGGCGTCGAAGTCCGACGTATCGATTTGGGGCCCCTTGTGGCGCCAGCGCAGTGCCCCATCCTTGACGCCGATCATGTCGACGCCTGCGTCGGAACCCACCGCGAGCAGATCGCCCCGGCTGACAAAGTTGAGGTGCGTCCCGTTGAAATGCTTGCCCCAGATCTCCGACCCATCCAGACCAACGCGCCACACATTGGGAAGTCGCCCACCTCGGTCCGACAGCGACGGGAACCCGACGCTCAGGATGAGCGACTCTCCTGCGCAGGCCCAAAGAAATGTTGCAAGTCCCTGCGGCGCGGGTCGCGTGAAGGTCCACCGAAGCTTCCCATCCTGCAGACCCATCGCACGTATCGTGACCTCCTCGTCACGCACATACGCAACCATGACCTGACCACCAAAAACGTAGGGCACAGACGGCCGCACGCCGTCGTGGTTGTGGTCACGGGGAGGACGAAACGCCCATGCAAGCCGCCCGGCGTTGTCGAAGGCATACGTCTGGTGCATCGAAGACGCGACTACGCGCCCCGAAGCGGCGAAGGGTTGCCCCAGGCTCTCGTTGGCGTCGTATGACCACACCTTGGTCAAGGGTGGTTGAGGTCCCTCGGCCCAGTCGAGTTGATTGACCCTGCTGTCTTCGCGGGTGAAACGCTGTTGAGTGAGGTCGATCGTGGGGAGCCTGGTGTTGGCCTGGCAGCCCGAGGCAACCAGCGCGAAGCCAAGGGCGACCGCGAGGCCCCTCCTGCCTTTCGCTATCCGCATGATCCCGACTTGTTCGAGGGCTGATGTTCCCGTCTCTCATAGCAGATGTTGAATGCCGCCTCCTCGGTAACGACGCCCGGCGGCGGCTGCTTGCCGGCACCCCAGAAGTTGCCGTGGTCAGCGTTCACTCTCCACTCGTAATCGGATTCGGGAGCACCCTCGATGACTCCGAGAGTCTTCTCGCCGAGCCGACGCGTCTTGCTTCGAATCGCTGCGGTTCGGGTCGAGTTCCGTCGCAGTGCTCGCTTGAGCCTCATGTCTATCCCCCCGCCACATGCCCAAAGACACGAGGCTCGCGGCCGCGAGGGGCGCCGGATGGCGAACCCGAGGACGATGTCTGAACCTCGGGCGCGACGGTAACTTCAAGTGTCTCTTTCGTCCATCAACAGCGGACCTACCCGTCGAGCCGGCGCACACCTGTCGTCGAGATTCCCTGCAGCAGCGCGCGCGCGCTGCCGTGGCCGGGGATTACGGCGTGGGGTGCGATCTCCACCAACGGCACGAGCACGAACGCGCGCCCGTGCATTCGCGGGTGGGGAATGATCAGGTCTTCGTCGGCAACAACCTCCTCGCCGACCAACAACAAGTCGATGTCGATGGCGCGCGGGCCCCATCGTTCCTCACCGGCCCGTACTCGCCCCAGGGCGGTTTCGATCCCGACGCAGCGCTCCCACAACTCGCGCGCGCTCAGGCTCGACTCCACCGCGACGACTTGGTTGAGAAACGCGGGCTGGCCTTCCGGGCCGCCGACGGGATCGGTCTGGTACACGGCCGAGCGCGCGATGACGCGAACCTTTCCCCAGTCGAGCGCTTCGACGGCCGCGTTCAGCGTGGCACGACGGTCACCGAGGTTGGCTCCGAGCCCAAGGTAGGCGACGGTCAACGGATCGGACCGAGGTCCTCACGCGACCGCGTGATCTCCACGGCTACCTCGTCGACTTCCTCGGCCAGAGGCGCCTGCGGCTTGGCGACGCGCACCCACACGTCTTCGACAAAGACGTGTTCCAGGACAGTGCGCGCGATGCGATCCGCGAGCGTCTCGACGAGCGAGTACTCCTCGCTGGAGACGATCTTGGCGATCCGGCGAACGAGTTCCTCGTAGTCCAGGGTCGCACGCAGATCATCGGTTGCCGCCGCCGCGCGCGTGTCCATGCGGGCGGCGATGCTCACAACCAACGGCTGTTCCTGCGCGCGCTCTTCCGGCGTGACGCCGATGTGCCCTCGCAGCTTCAGGCCGCGTACCTCGATCAGGTCGGACCCGTCCATCACGTCTCCCGTCGGCCGGCTTCGCCGGCACTCGCTCTCAGGATCGCTTCCACCATACCTGCCACGCGGCGCATCGGCAGGACATCGTGGACGCGAATCACCGCGGCGCCGGCCACCACGGCCATGGCTACAGTCGCCGCGGTTCCCTCAGTCCGCTCATCCACTCCGACGTCCAAGGTCTGCCCGATGAATGACTTCCGCGAAGTCCCGGCAAGGACCGGATACCCCAGACACCGGAACTCACGCAGGCGCCGCAAAAGCACCAGGTTGT from Actinomycetota bacterium includes:
- a CDS encoding PQQ-binding-like beta-propeller repeat protein; translation: MRIAKGRRGLAVALGFALVASGCQANTRLPTIDLTQQRFTREDSRVNQLDWAEGPQPPLTKVWSYDANESLGQPFAASGRVVASSMHQTYAFDNAGRLAWAFRPPRDHNHDGVRPSVPYVFGGQVMVAYVRDEEVTIRAMGLQDGKLRWTFTRPAPQGLATFLWACAGESLILSVGFPSLSDRGGRLPNVWRVGLDGSEIWGKHFNGTHLNFVSRGDLLAVGSDAGVDMIGVKDGALRWRHKGPQIDTSDFDAFAFAGEGLVVGENQDTGELVLLVFDPKTGRVLARRAVNPGASDEGNLYAYAPGRLYTYDPVEGRFRRWTTAGLQKGRMSQAVPFTHFLLIDPTDDDPVRGYYSDDEKELVFLSKSRVIWKAPLPPTGFLDDLFNDYPAGGIAATGSGVFVTTTSGWIFAFAPTSLIRR
- the folK gene encoding 2-amino-4-hydroxy-6-hydroxymethyldihydropteridine diphosphokinase; amino-acid sequence: MTVAYLGLGANLGDRRATLNAAVEALDWGKVRVIARSAVYQTDPVGGPEGQPAFLNQVVAVESSLSARELWERCVGIETALGRVRAGEERWGPRAIDIDLLLVGEEVVADEDLIIPHPRMHGRAFVLVPLVEIAPHAVIPGHGSARALLQGISTTGVRRLDG
- the folB gene encoding dihydroneopterin aldolase, translated to MDGSDLIEVRGLKLRGHIGVTPEERAQEQPLVVSIAARMDTRAAAATDDLRATLDYEELVRRIAKIVSSEEYSLVETLADRIARTVLEHVFVEDVWVRVAKPQAPLAEEVDEVAVEITRSREDLGPIR